In Flavobacterium sp. WV_118_3, one DNA window encodes the following:
- the rplR gene encoding 50S ribosomal protein L18, translating into MSLTKSERRQRIKFRIRKIVSGTAAKPRLSVFRSNKEIYAQIIDDVNGKTLAAASSREAGATGTKIEIAAVVGKLIAEKAKNAGVEIVSFDRGGYLYHGRVKSLADGAREAGLKF; encoded by the coding sequence ATGTCATTAACAAAATCTGAAAGAAGACAAAGAATCAAGTTCAGAATCAGAAAGATTGTAAGCGGAACTGCTGCGAAACCAAGACTTTCTGTTTTTAGATCGAATAAAGAAATCTATGCGCAAATCATAGACGACGTGAATGGTAAGACACTAGCTGCTGCATCTTCAAGAGAGGCCGGAGCAACAGGAACAAAAATCGAAATCGCTGCTGTAGTAGGTAAATTAATTGCCGAAAAAGCTAAAAATGCAGGAGTAGAGATTGTTTCTTTTGATAGAGGTGGTTATTTATACCACGGAAGAGTTAAATCATTGGCAGACGGCGCTAGAGAAGCTGGACTTAAATTCTAA
- the rpsE gene encoding 30S ribosomal protein S5 encodes MYHNYKNVELVKPSGLELKDRLVSVNRVTKVTKGGRAFGFSAIVVVGDENGVVGHGLGKSKDVSEAIAKAVEDAKKNLVRIPLVGHTIPHEQKGKFGGARVFLMPASHGTGVIAGGSVRAVVESLGIHDVLSKSQGSSNPHNVVKATFDALLQMRSAHTVAKQRGVSLEKVFKG; translated from the coding sequence ATGTATCATAATTATAAAAACGTAGAACTAGTAAAACCAAGTGGTCTTGAATTGAAAGATCGTTTGGTAAGTGTTAATCGTGTTACTAAAGTTACAAAAGGTGGTAGAGCTTTCGGTTTTTCTGCAATTGTAGTTGTAGGAGACGAAAACGGTGTAGTAGGTCATGGTCTTGGAAAATCTAAGGATGTGTCTGAAGCTATTGCTAAAGCAGTAGAAGATGCTAAAAAGAACTTAGTGCGTATTCCATTGGTTGGGCACACTATCCCTCACGAGCAAAAAGGTAAATTTGGTGGAGCACGTGTATTTTTAATGCCTGCTTCTCACGGTACCGGAGTAATTGCCGGTGGTTCTGTGAGAGCCGTTGTGGAATCTTTAGGAATCCACGATGTATTATCAAAATCACAAGGTTCATCAAACCCACACAATGTTGTTAAAGCTACTTTTGATGCTTTATTACAAATGAGAAGTGCACACACTGTTGCAAAACAAAGAGGTGTATCTTTAGAAAAAGTATTCAA